A stretch of Cicer arietinum cultivar CDC Frontier isolate Library 1 chromosome 5, Cicar.CDCFrontier_v2.0, whole genome shotgun sequence DNA encodes these proteins:
- the LOC101505642 gene encoding crossover junction endonuclease MUS81 isoform X1: MENRTRVRCPENEELASFMWNKWKEMSAQPKGLSDNIEMTLSKAHFNVCNSKNPIRTIKDFSEIKGVGKMILRLMQGFFGTGSGGCEPDDLTKKGKKTKGTKRYVPQRNSVAYALLITLYRGTSNGNEYMRKQELIDAAEASGLSRAPIAQEKGKGKPGHFGSSPQDWYSGWTCMKTLISKGLVVKSSCPAKYMLTQEGKEAACDCLKRSGMAESLDKSASVEISSRMDIQNSLDMEINAHDMESEVTSPLNQKKKPVDVPLDSLERFTNMGYSKEQIISAFEDVSRSHPNKDISSLWPAVLCHLREEQVYGSQPKSQIMSANTVVNGPKGPIGKASRTVSSSSGGNVANSCSPDIPPFTMRACSSTNHTMQNPNKDELESKVNILSVPPLSLGERFEDAYEVILILDDREQFATQGSRSRKIIENICSNFKIQIEVRRLPVGDGIWIARHKTLGSEYVLDFIVERKKIDDLRSSIRDNRYKDQKLRLVRCGLRKLIYLVEGDPNSSEAAESIKTACFTTEILEGFDVQRTSGLGDTLKKYGHLTQAIAQYYKSGFFEDKCPSTCPPFDEFIRRCQDLEKMTVSDVFAIQLMQVPQVTEEIAMSVLDLYPTLLSLARSYSLLDGDSRAQEQMLQRQSNNVINAAASRNIFQLVWGSS, from the exons ATGGAGAACCGGACTAGGGTTCGTTGCCCGGAGAACGAAGAACTGGCGTCGTTCATGTGGAACAAGTGGAAGGAAATGTCGGCGCAACCGAAAGGTCTTTCTGATAACATTGAAATGACACTTTCTAAGGCTCATTTCAATGTCTGTAACTCCAAAAATCCTATTCGAACCATCAAAGATTTCTCGGAAATTAA GGGTGTGGGGAAAATGATATTGAGGCTCATGCAGGGTTTTTTTGGGACTGGTTCCGGAGGTTGTGAACCAGATGACTTGACCAAAAAGG GAAAGAAAACTAAAGGAACCAAGCGCTATGTGCCTCAAAGGAACTCTGTAGCTTATGCATTATTGATAACCCTTTACAG GGGAACTTCAAATGGGAATGAATATATGCGTAAACAGGAGCTCATCGATGCTGCTGAAGCCAGTGGGTTATCTCGAGCACCAATTGC ACAAGAAAAAGGGAAAGGAAAACCTGGACATTTTGGAAGTTCTCCACAGGATTGGTACAGTGGATGGACCTGCATGAAGACATTGATATCTAAAGGATTAGTTGTAAAATCAAGTTGCCCAGCAAA gtACATGTTAACTCAAGAAGGTAAGGAAGCAGCATGTGACTGTCTTAAAAGATCTGGAATGGCGGAATCTCTGGACAAGTCGGCTTCTGTTGAAATTTCTTCTCGTATGGATATTCAAAATTCATTAGATATGGAAATCAACGCTCATGATATGGAATCAGAAGTGACATCACCATTGAACCAGAAAAAGAAGCCAGTTGATGTTCCACTTGATTCCCTTGAGAGG TTTACAAACATGGGTTACTCCAAGGAGCAAATTATTAGTGCTTTTGAGGATGTTTCTAGAAGCCATCCAAATAAAGATATCTCATCTCTGTGGCCAGCGGTTTTATGTCATCTTCGGGAGGAGCAAGTCTATGGTTCACAGCCAAAATCTCAAATAATGAGTGCTAATACTGTTGTAAATG GTCCAAAAGGCCCCATTGGAAAAGCAAGCAGAACAGTGAGCTCATCCTCTGGTGGGAATGTGGCAAATTCATGTTCTCCTGATATTCCACCTTTTACCATGAGAGCTTGCTCATCAACT AATCATACTATGCAAAATCCAAACAAGGATGAGCTTGAATCAAAGGTGAACATTTTAAGTGTGCCACCTTTGAGCTTGGGGGAGAGATTTGAGGATGCTTATgaagtaattttaatattggaTGATCGGGAGCAATTTGCTACACAGGG ATCGCGATCTAGAAAAATTATTGAGAATATATGTAGCAACTTCAAAATCCAAATAGAG GTTCGGCGATTGCCAGTTGGAGATGGAATTTGGATAGCGCGCCATAAAACTCTTGGCAGTGAATATGTGTTGGATTTTATTGTTGAAAGGAAGAAAATTGATGATTTACGCAGTTCCATTAGGGATAACCGCTATAAGGATCAGAAGTTAAGACTTGTG AGGTGTGGACTGAGGAAGCTGATATATCTCGTTGAAGGTGATCCAAATTCTTCTGAAGCTGCTGAAAGCATAAAAACTGC CTGTTTTACAACAGAGATTTTGGAGGGATTTGACGTACAGAGAACAAGTGGTTTAGGTGATACTCTTAAGAAGTATGGTCATCTTACCCAAGCAATTGCTCAATATTACAAGTCGGGATTTTTTGAAGACAAATGCCCTTCAACTTGTCCTCCTTTTGATGAATTTATTAGAAGATGTCAAGACCTTGAAAAAATGACAGTTAGTGATGTATTTGCCATCCAGCTTATGCAG GTCCCACAGGTTACAGAAGAGATTGCCATGTCTGTGTTGGATTTGTATCCCACACTTCTGTCTCTTGCCCGTTCATATTCACTACTT GATGGCGATTCTCGTGCACAAGAGCAAATGCTTCAAAGACAAAGTAATAATGTCATCAATGCAGCTGCCAGTAGGAACATTTTCCAGCTTGTTTGGGGTAGCAGCTGA
- the LOC101505642 gene encoding crossover junction endonuclease MUS81 isoform X2, producing the protein MSVTPKILFEPSKISRKLRKKTKGTKRYVPQRNSVAYALLITLYRGTSNGNEYMRKQELIDAAEASGLSRAPIAQEKGKGKPGHFGSSPQDWYSGWTCMKTLISKGLVVKSSCPAKYMLTQEGKEAACDCLKRSGMAESLDKSASVEISSRMDIQNSLDMEINAHDMESEVTSPLNQKKKPVDVPLDSLERFTNMGYSKEQIISAFEDVSRSHPNKDISSLWPAVLCHLREEQVYGSQPKSQIMSANTVVNGPKGPIGKASRTVSSSSGGNVANSCSPDIPPFTMRACSSTNHTMQNPNKDELESKVNILSVPPLSLGERFEDAYEVILILDDREQFATQGSRSRKIIENICSNFKIQIEVRRLPVGDGIWIARHKTLGSEYVLDFIVERKKIDDLRSSIRDNRYKDQKLRLVRCGLRKLIYLVEGDPNSSEAAESIKTACFTTEILEGFDVQRTSGLGDTLKKYGHLTQAIAQYYKSGFFEDKCPSTCPPFDEFIRRCQDLEKMTVSDVFAIQLMQVPQVTEEIAMSVLDLYPTLLSLARSYSLLDGDSRAQEQMLQRQSNNVINAAASRNIFQLVWGSS; encoded by the exons ATGTCTGTAACTCCAAAAATCCTATTCGAACCATCAAAGATTTCTCGGAAATTAA GAAAGAAAACTAAAGGAACCAAGCGCTATGTGCCTCAAAGGAACTCTGTAGCTTATGCATTATTGATAACCCTTTACAG GGGAACTTCAAATGGGAATGAATATATGCGTAAACAGGAGCTCATCGATGCTGCTGAAGCCAGTGGGTTATCTCGAGCACCAATTGC ACAAGAAAAAGGGAAAGGAAAACCTGGACATTTTGGAAGTTCTCCACAGGATTGGTACAGTGGATGGACCTGCATGAAGACATTGATATCTAAAGGATTAGTTGTAAAATCAAGTTGCCCAGCAAA gtACATGTTAACTCAAGAAGGTAAGGAAGCAGCATGTGACTGTCTTAAAAGATCTGGAATGGCGGAATCTCTGGACAAGTCGGCTTCTGTTGAAATTTCTTCTCGTATGGATATTCAAAATTCATTAGATATGGAAATCAACGCTCATGATATGGAATCAGAAGTGACATCACCATTGAACCAGAAAAAGAAGCCAGTTGATGTTCCACTTGATTCCCTTGAGAGG TTTACAAACATGGGTTACTCCAAGGAGCAAATTATTAGTGCTTTTGAGGATGTTTCTAGAAGCCATCCAAATAAAGATATCTCATCTCTGTGGCCAGCGGTTTTATGTCATCTTCGGGAGGAGCAAGTCTATGGTTCACAGCCAAAATCTCAAATAATGAGTGCTAATACTGTTGTAAATG GTCCAAAAGGCCCCATTGGAAAAGCAAGCAGAACAGTGAGCTCATCCTCTGGTGGGAATGTGGCAAATTCATGTTCTCCTGATATTCCACCTTTTACCATGAGAGCTTGCTCATCAACT AATCATACTATGCAAAATCCAAACAAGGATGAGCTTGAATCAAAGGTGAACATTTTAAGTGTGCCACCTTTGAGCTTGGGGGAGAGATTTGAGGATGCTTATgaagtaattttaatattggaTGATCGGGAGCAATTTGCTACACAGGG ATCGCGATCTAGAAAAATTATTGAGAATATATGTAGCAACTTCAAAATCCAAATAGAG GTTCGGCGATTGCCAGTTGGAGATGGAATTTGGATAGCGCGCCATAAAACTCTTGGCAGTGAATATGTGTTGGATTTTATTGTTGAAAGGAAGAAAATTGATGATTTACGCAGTTCCATTAGGGATAACCGCTATAAGGATCAGAAGTTAAGACTTGTG AGGTGTGGACTGAGGAAGCTGATATATCTCGTTGAAGGTGATCCAAATTCTTCTGAAGCTGCTGAAAGCATAAAAACTGC CTGTTTTACAACAGAGATTTTGGAGGGATTTGACGTACAGAGAACAAGTGGTTTAGGTGATACTCTTAAGAAGTATGGTCATCTTACCCAAGCAATTGCTCAATATTACAAGTCGGGATTTTTTGAAGACAAATGCCCTTCAACTTGTCCTCCTTTTGATGAATTTATTAGAAGATGTCAAGACCTTGAAAAAATGACAGTTAGTGATGTATTTGCCATCCAGCTTATGCAG GTCCCACAGGTTACAGAAGAGATTGCCATGTCTGTGTTGGATTTGTATCCCACACTTCTGTCTCTTGCCCGTTCATATTCACTACTT GATGGCGATTCTCGTGCACAAGAGCAAATGCTTCAAAGACAAAGTAATAATGTCATCAATGCAGCTGCCAGTAGGAACATTTTCCAGCTTGTTTGGGGTAGCAGCTGA
- the LOC140920567 gene encoding uncharacterized protein, whose product MVFTRSMTIRNEDNGNNEFEELRKDREILKMRMELHEAQMKKSEDLLAAIASKLGVNQERNSFDEGSEKENEGESHRQNANPCRWRKLEIPIFAGDDAYGWVQKLERYFALRGVTPEEKMQATMISLEGKALSWYQWWEGYSPNPTWESFKIAVVRRFQPSMIQNPFELLLSLKQNNSVEEYVELFEKYAGALREVNQDFVRGVFLNGLKEEIKAEVKLYELTNLSELIQKAILVEQKNLILTKKNSGTYTRSYNSYKPNSYSKVVTLEPQPPMNNNREASSIGSVNNTMRQNQSSESSRVRGDYRKLTSA is encoded by the exons ATGGTTTTTACCAGAAGCATGACAATCAGAAACGAAGACAACGGGAACAATGAGTTCGAGGAATTGAGGAAAGATCGTGAAATATTGAAGATGCGAATGGAGCTCCATGAAGCTCAAATGAAAAAATCAGAAGATCTGTTAGCTGCGATAGCGAGCAAATTAGGGGTGAATCAAGAAAGAAACTCGTTTGATGAGGGGAGTGAGAAGGAGAATGAAG GTGAAAGTCATAGGCAGAACGCGAATCCATGTCGATGGAGAAAGTTAGAAATCCCTATTTTTGCTGGAGATGATGCTTATGGGTGGGTTCAGAAATTAGAGAGATATTTTGCACTCAGAGGAGTGACGCCAGAAGAGAAGATGCAAGCTACGATGATTTCGTTAGAAGGCAAAGCTCTTAGTTGGTATCAATGGTGGGAAGGTTACTCCCCTAATCCAACGTGGGAAAGCTTCAAGATTGCGGTGGTAAGACGCTTCCAACCTTCTATGATTCAAAATCCGTTCGAATTATTACTTTCCTTGAAACAAAACAATAGTGTTGAAGAGTATGTTGAATTGTTTGAGAAATATGCTGGGGCTTTAAGGGAAGTTAACCAAGATTTTGTTAGGGGAGTATTTCTTAATGGATTGAAAGAAGAAATTAAGGCAGAAGTTAAGTTGTATGAGTTGACTAATCTGTCAGAATTGATTCAAAAAGCTATACTTGTTGAACagaaaaatttgatattaacaAAGAAAAACAGTGGGACTTACACTAGATCTTACAATTCCTATAAGCCAAATTCTTACAGTAAGGTAGTGACATTGGAACCCCAACCACCAATGAATAACAACAGAGAAGCATCATCAATCGGGAGTGTAAATAATACTATGAGACAGAATCAAAGTAGTGAAAGTTCTAGAGTGAGGGGAGATTACAGAAAATTGACTAGTGCTTAG